In a single window of the Elaeis guineensis isolate ETL-2024a chromosome 6, EG11, whole genome shotgun sequence genome:
- the LOC140858688 gene encoding putative ripening-related protein 1 gives MANSPIAMLFVLLIASLKLCTCFRYSSILCECTPSGYLRGKTGHCNTEHDSDCCKAGKMYPRYHCSPPLTKHTRATMTINSFAEGGDGGGPSECDNQYHSDDELVVALSTGWYNHGRRCLKNIKINANGNSVLAKVVDECDSVHGCDSDHDFQPPCPNNIVDASPAVWKALGISGSDVGDYDITWSDE, from the coding sequence ATGGCAAATTCTCCAATAGCAATGCTCTTCGTGCTACTTATTGCAAGCCTTAAGCTCTGCACCTGCTTTCGCTATTCCTCCATCCTTTGTGAATGCACTCCAAGCGGGTATTTACGTGGCAAGACTGGTCATTGTAACACAGAGCACGACTCTGATTGCTGCAAGGCTGGGAAGATGTATCCCCGGTATCATTGCTCGCCGCCTCTGACCAAACACACTCGAGCCACCATGACCATCAACAGCTTTGCGGAAGGTGGGGATGGTGGAGGTCCTTCGGAGTGTGACAACCAATACCATAGTGATGATGAATTGGTTGTAGCTCTTTCTACTGGATGGTATAACCATGGTAGACGCTGCCTCAAGAACATCAAAATCAATGCAAATGGTAACTCTGTATTAGCTAAAGTGGTTGATGAGTGTGATTCTGTTCATGGTTGCGACTCGGATCATGACTTCCAGCCACCATGTCCCAACAACATTGTGGATGCATCACCCGCTGTGTGGAAGGCATTGGGCATCTCCGGCTCAGATGTTGGTGATTATGACATCACATGGTCTGATGAGTGA